The following proteins come from a genomic window of Anopheles ziemanni chromosome 3, idAnoZiCoDA_A2_x.2, whole genome shotgun sequence:
- the LOC131287787 gene encoding mitochondrial chaperone BCS1 produces MTITEYIGALAENPYFGAGFGLFGVGAGAAILRKGMQGAMILFRRHYMITLEVPCRDKSYQWLLQWITQKGARQTQHLSVETSFEQRDTGHVKTRYDFIPSVGTHIMWYSGTWIKVDRAREQHTLDLHMGVPWETVQLTAFGRNKNLYFKILEEARQLALKNTEGKTIMYTAMGSEWRPFGHPRKRRPIGSVVLDRGVSERILLDCREFIKNPQWYSDRGIPYRRGYLLHGPPGCGKSSFITALAGEIEFGICLLNLSERGLTDDRLNHLMNVAPQQSIILLEDIDAAFVSRQDTLQQKAAFEGLNRVTFSGLLNCLDGVASTEARIVFMTTNYLDRLDPALIRPGRVDVKEYVGHCSRHQLEQMFRRFYTGTDAEENARLFAERVSADGRNVSPAQIQGYFMVHKMSDQQTVLDNVHDIWESS; encoded by the coding sequence ATGACTATAACGGAATACATTGGGGCGCTCGCCGAGAACCCCTACTTCGGGGCTGGCTTTGGACTGTTTGGAGTCGGTGCCGGTGCCGCAATATTACGTAAAGGAATGCAAGGGGCAATGATTCTTTTTCGGCGCCACTATATGATCACGCTCGAGGTGCCATGTCGAGATAAATCATACCAGTGGTTGCTGCAATGGATCACCCAAAAGGGTGCTCGCCAGACACAACATCTCAGCGTAGAGACTTCGTTCGAACAGCGTGACACGGGCCACGTGAAAACCCGGTACGATTTCATCCCATCAGTCGGAACGCATATAATGTGGTACAGTGGCACCTGGATAAAGGTCGATCGTGCTCGGGAGCAACATACCCTGGACCTGCACATGGGCGTACCATGGGAAACGGTTCAGTTGACCGCTTTTGGAAGAAACAAGAACTTGTACTTCAAAATACTGGAGGAAGCTCGCCAGTTGGCACTGAAAAACACCGAAGGCAAGACAATCATGTACACGGCGATGGGGTCCGAGTGGCGTCCGTTTGGTCATCCGCGGAAGCGACGTCCGATAGGATCGGTAGTACTGGACCGAGGTGTTTCGGAGCGGATACTGCTCGATTGTCGCGAGTTCATCAAGAACCCCCAATGGTACTCCGACCGAGGCATTCCCTACCGTCGTGGGTATCTTCTACACGGACCACCTGGTTGTGGGAAGTCAAGCTTCATCACAGCTCTCGCCGGGGAGATCGAATTCGGGATCTGTCTGCTGAATTTATCCGAAAGAGGTCTAACCGACGACCGGTTAAATCATCTCATGAATGTCGCTCCTCAGCAGTCGATCATTCTACTGGAGGATATCGATGCGGCTTTTGTTTCGCGCCAAGATACACTGCAGCAAAAGGCTGCCTTCGAGGGTCTGAATCGCGTCACCTTCAGTGGACTGCTGAACTGCCTGGACGGTGTTGCCTCGACCGAAGCCCGAATAGTATTCATGACCACCAATTACCTCGATCGACTCGATCCTGCTCTCATCCGCCCTGGGCGGGTGGATGTGAAAGAGTACGTTGGTCATTGCTCCCGGCATCAACTGGAGCAGATGTTCCGACGCTTCTACACCGGTACGGATGCAGAGGAGAACGCACGGTTATTCGCGGAGCGGGTTTCCGCGGACGGAAGAAACGTTAGCCCAGCACAGATCCAGGGATACTTTATGGTACATAAAATGTCCGATCAGCAAACCGTTCTCGACAACGTGCACGATATATGGGAGAGCAGTTAA